A segment of the Nostoc sp. TCL26-01 genome:
GCTACCAATAATTTACTCCGGACTGTTTGTAACTGCTCGGCAATTTTGATGTCTATCTCGACTACATCTTGCTGATATTTTGTACGCACCACCTCAGCCGGACAAAGATAGGTGACATTTGGACAATTGTGGACAAACTCTTGCAAAGGTTCCAGTAATGCTTGGTGTTCTGCCACATAACCTAATTCTGCTGTGCCTAAATCAGTGGTGACAAACTCCACCACACCAGGATAATCGGCATCAGAAAGACGAACTTGCCGATATTTGGCAATCTGGGGTAGAATTTTGTCCCAAACGCCGATTCCTTGGTAAATTAGCGCTGAGAGCATATGAACTGCATAGGCTTGACCTTTGGCGACGGCGGCGGAGGCAACTTTAGCTTCAATTAGCAGTAGACTCAAGCCAGAATCTTTTAAGGCTGAAGCTAGAGTTAACCCAACAATGCCACCACCGACGATGACCAAATCATAATCGTATCCTCGCTCTTTGGCGGGTGTCAGTTGAGGGGATATAGTTTGAGTAAGCTGGGTTAGCGCCATTGTTAAGACAAGTTAAGGCATTCTCACTAATATTTTTACGCGATCGCCCCAATTAGAGCAAGTCGCGTGACAAATGAGAGCGTCAATGTCCGAACTAGATTACTAGACCCGAATTTCTCACAAAATTTATAAAACCTCCGTCCAGAGGCTGTAGGGGCGGGTTCACAAATATGCTTCAATCATTCACTAATATCTCGTTAACCCGCCCCTACCGTTTTGTGAGAAATGCAGTAATTGTAGGTTGAGTTGAGGCTTTGGGAAACCCAACACCAATATCCATACTGGATTTTTAAGATCCATGTTGGGTTGCGCTGCACTTAATCCAACCTACTTCTAGATTACTAGAGCATTAGGAATGTATTTAGTAAACAGTTAACGTTTATTAACTGGTAACTGATAACTGTTAACTGGTAACTGATTTAGTCCAGCAACCCGCCACAAAATTTTCCTAAAAACTGATAGAGATGCAACATTTAGCATCTCTATTTATAGTTTTTATGCTTATTTAAGTCGTACTGATTTATGATGTTTGCGAATGTGATGACGAGAAATTTTATGCTTTACTTTGTGATTCATTCGATGTTGCTTATGATGTCTAGAAACTGCCGTAGCTGCAGTTGCAGGAGAGGCTGGAATTAAGGTTGCAGAAATTGCTACAGGTGCAGTCAAGATTAAGGTTAAAACTAAAACTTTGGTGAACTTATTCATTCGTGTCTCCTTATTTGATTAATCCGTTTCTGGATGAGTTCATTATGTTAGCAACATATGACAAATGTTTGTTGTCTATGTGAATTTTTGATGTATATTTTTAGAGTATTTTTTACTTTTAAAAAGGTCAAAATATTTGTCGTTTTGTTAACAAATAAAAAAGTATATAAACAAGATTATTTTTTATTTACAGACTGTAATAACGTGAGTTCGACAACTTTTTTTGACCTCTCCCCCAGCCCCTCTCCGACGCGGAGAGGGGAGCCAAGAGCATCACAGATCAACGAAAAATCGAGCTTTTAAAGCCTCTCTCCTTTTAGGGGAGCCAGTGCGTTGCGGAGCCAGTTGCATGGGCGGGTCTCCCGACTTGTGCAAACTGGCATCGGGTTACCCCCGTTGTAGCAACTGGCGTGAGAGGTTTGGAGAGGGTTTTTTTCAGCCGTCGAACTCACGTTGTAATAGCTTCATCAAAAATGAAAAGCCCTACTGTTTGCCAGTAGGGCTGTAGAGCTAGATGGTGTGGTGTTTATATCAAATAAAAACCCCGCATTTGATGTTGTGCAGGGTTAAAGTATAGGGAGCGAAATTTAACCACTAGAACAAACTATAGTCTTGCGCTAGATGATGCCTGAAGAGAATATAGTATGACTTATTTCTGTGGGGTTTTGACAACAGTTTTATTCGGTGTAGATACTTTTGTTGTGGGTGCTTTAGCTAAAGATTTCCGAGTAATATGACGGCTAGATTGATGATGATGAACTTTATGTCTACGATGATGGTGTTTAATTTTTTTACCTGTTGATTTAATAGCTTTAGTCTTGACTGGGGAGGAAGTATTTTCAGTTTGGCTAGAAGCAGTTTTAGCTTGAACAACAGGAGCAAAAACGGCTACGGGAGCAGCAAATAAGAAACTGAGCAACAAGGCTTGAGCAAACTTATTCATAAGAAGTGTCTCCTCTTCTGGATTCGATGGTTAAACTATCCCATAGCCGTTTGTCATTTGTTTATATTTGATATGAAAATTTCGTGTCTATTTTTACAATAGTAAAATAGGACACTTTTAGGCAAATTCCTGACTAGACAAAACTTGTAGCGATTAAGTTTTCTGACATTTCAAAATTAGATGTAACATTTTGTACATCATCCAATCCTTCTAGAGTATCAATTAATTTGAGGAGCGATCGCGCTTGCTCAGATTCTGTGACTTCTACATGATTACTAGGAATCCAGCGCAACTCAGCATCACTCACCAGAAAACCTCTGTCTTTCAGTATCTGGTTGAGGGTTTCTAAATTACCGATATCTGTCAATACCTCTGTGGTTTCATCTTCCGTAATTTCGTAAGACTCAGCACCACCTTCTAAGGATGCTTCTAAAAGCTCGTTTTCATCAACTACTCCTTGCACGACACACACACCTTTTTGCTCAAACATCCAACTCACGCAACCAGTTTCGCCCAGATTACCGCCATTTTTACTAAAAGCTACCCGTAAGTCAGCAGCAGTCCGATTGCGATTATCTGTCAGCGCTGCAATTAAGATGGCTACACCACCAGGGCCATAACCTTCGTAGCGAATTTCTTCCAGACTGTTGTGATCACTATCAAAAGTTCCTGCACCTTTGGCGATCGCTCGTTCAATGTTATCGTTGGGAATACCTGCTGCTTTGGCCTTCTCGATAGCGGTGCGGAGTTGAAAATTTCCCGCCGGATCAGGTATACCGTTCCTCGCAGCGACAATAATTGCCCTCGATAACTGAGTAAACGTCTTACCCCTTTTGGCATCTACTGCTGCTTTTTGGCGTTTAATATTTGCCCATTTACTATGTCCTGCCATAACCCAAGCTAATAAATCTCTCTTCCAAGATTAAGATATACCTAGCTTCTAGTGATAGTCATTAGTCAATGGTCAATAGTCAATAGTCAATGGTCAATAGTCAATAGTCAATGGTCAATAGTCAATAGTCAATAGTCAATAGTCATTTGCCTTGTCCCCTTCCATTTTGAATTTTGAATTTTGAATTGATTTGTCTCCCTTACTCCCTCACTCCTGACTCAGCACTCTCTCACTATGATGATCAGCATCAAAACATTGCTTAATCTGTTTTACCAGCGCTGTTGGCAATTTTTTTTCTTCTCTGGTAGTTCTAGGGTGAGGGGAAAAAATTGGCGATTTCGTCTGAAGCGGTTACTGCTAGTGTTGCTGGCGGTAACGATGATTATGGGTGGATGTCAGATCATCCAGAGGGGAAGGGGAGAGCAGGTTATTCATTTGACTTTGTGGCATGGGGTGAACCCACCACCAAATCGGGATGTGTTGCAAAAGCTGGTGGATAAATTTAACCAAACTCACCCCAAAATTCAGCTAGAGGCGCTTTATGTGGGACAGCAAGATCAACAAATGCCTAAGATTTTGGCAGCCGTTGTCGGTAATGCGCCTCCGGATATTTTGTGGTACAACCCAGCAATGACGGGCCAATTGGCAGAAATAAATGCTTTGATGCCTTTGGATAAAATGTTGGAGAATTCCCCTATCAAAGATGAAATTGACCCTTCATTATTCCCGTCTCTAGAATATCAGGGCAAAATTTGGGCAGTCCCTTTTGCGACAAATAATGTTGGTGTTTTTTACCGTCCCAGTTTGTTTAAAGCGGCAGGAATTACAAAGTTACCCCGGACTTGGGAGGAGTTGCGCCAAGTTGCCAAGCAGTTAACTCGTGATACTGATGGGGATGGACGGATTGATCAACATGGGATGTTATTACCTTTGGGTAAAGGTGAGTTTACTGTATTTACTTGGCTACCATTTATGTGGAGTGGCGGCGGTGAGTTGGTAAGCGGAGATTCACAAAATGCAGCTGGGGTAACTTTACAAGATAATTCTGGGGCGATCGCTGCTTTGCAATTGTGGCGTGATTTAATTACAGATGGTTCTGCTGTTTTGTCTGCCCCGGAACGAGGTTATGAGACAAATGACTTGCTAGCTGGTAAGGTGGCCATGCAATTAACTGGCCCTTGGACTTTGGGAGAATTTCAAGCTAGTGGGATTGATTTTGATGTTTTTCCTATTCCCGTCCAGCAATTACCAGCCACTGTCATTGGCGGTGAAAATCTGTTTATGTTTAAGACTACGCCAGCCAAAGAAAAAGCTGCGTTTACATTTCTAGAGTATGCCGCCAGTGAAGAATTTCAAACAGAATTAGCTTTGGGGACTGGTTATTTACCAATTAATTTAAAGTCTCGTCAAAGCGCAAAGTATCAGGAATTTGTCCAGCAGTTACCGCAAATTAAGATATTTTTAGAACAAGCCAAATATGGGCGATCGCGTCCGACTTTCCCTGGATATAATCGCATTTCGGTAATTCTCGGTGGAGCAATTGAAACTGTATTGTTGGGTAAAAGTTCTCCAGCCGATGCGCTCAAGGCTGGCCAACAACGTTTAGATTTGATTTTCAAATAGCTGTGTAGTTTTCAGTCTGGCAAATGCCACAGTCATGATTAGGCGATCGCTCTGGATAATTTTTGGGAAAATCACCTATTTATTATGGTATAAAAAATAATTGCCAGGGCAAAACTACCACCAAAATGACCTCCCAAAATTTACCTGCTACTCTAGCTTTAGTTTCTTTAATTTCTTTCGCAGCTATAAATTTTAAATATACTAAACCTACAGTTCCTATTTTAGGCTTTCACGGTATTCTAGATGGTAAAAAGCAAAACATTCATGTGCCTGTAGATACAGAAGAAATGCACTATTCTCAACAAGAGATGGAAAAACTTTTAGAATATTTAATTATTAACAATTATTGGTTTTTAACAACACAAGATTTATATGATTTCTTTTTAACCAAAAACCAAGATATTCCCTATGAATATCGGACAAAAAAGCCAATCATGCTTTCATTTGATGATGGCTATAAATCAGTGCATACAAAATTATTACCTGTCTTACTAAAACTCGAAAAAAAATATGGAAAAAAAGTAAAAATAGTTTTATTTATTAACCCAGGCAATCTAGCAACAGCAAGGATTCGTCGTAGCACCCATCTGAGTTGTCAAGAATTAAGAGCAGGATTTAAAGCAGGCTTTTATGATATCCAATCTCATGGATTAAGTCATAAAGATTTAACATTATTAGCACGTCGAGAGCTTGTCAATGAAATTTTACAAGCTAGAACTATCCTGAGAAACTGTACAGAAGATTTAGACCCTGAGCAAACAGTAGCATCTCATTTTGCCTATCCCTATGGGACTCATAACAAACAAGTAGAATTGTATGTTTCTAAATATTATTTATCAGGGTATTTATATAATGATGAAATTTTAAATTATACTTGCCAAAATAATTATTATCAAATCTCTCGTTTGATCGTCAACTATCATAAAACTCCTCAACAAATCCTCAAAAATACAAAAGAAGCATCTTTAATAAATAATCAGCAATGTCAGTAGTCGTGCAAAATTATCTAGTTGAGAGAGGGAATAGGCAATAGGCGATAGTCATTGGTAATTGGTCATTAGTCCTGAGTCATTATTTTTGAATTTTGTTAGCGCAGCGTAAAGCCTTCTCTTTCAGAGACGCTAACGCGAACGGCATAGCTTCGCTTAGAGCGAGTCCGCGAGCGTCATTTTGAATTGATTTGTCCCCAATTCCCCTACATCTTGTTTATTTGTGAAGTGATCCACACAATATCAGCCAAAATACGTAAAACCGAATCAAAATCAGGCGTTCTGATACAGAAAATACTGTCTTTAAGGGTTTTCTCTATGTGTAACATCCGTAAAACCTCTTAAAGATTAAGTAAAATCTTACGTTACGCGAGTAAAAAAATATTCAGAAATAGTAATATCTGGTTAGTGAAAAAACTTAAGTGCGTAACTTCAACCCTATTGGGGAAACCCAACACAAAATTTATGGATACTGGACGTAACTCTTTAGCAAAAGGCTCTTTAGCAGCAAGTAGCTCCAAAAATCTAAGATACCATGTAGCAGCACTACGTCCAAGACAATGGACAAAAAACCTTGTGGTATTTGCCGCACCGTTATTTGCTTTTAGTATAAATTTACAGTCCCTACTAGGTAGTTTTTTAGCATTTGCTTTATTTTGTTGTACATCCAGTGGTTTTTATCTGATCAACGATATTGCAGATGTAGAATCTGACCGTCAGCATCCCGTCAAGTGTAAACGACCGATCGCAGCTGGATTCGTCAGTATCCCCGTAGCCATAGCTATGGCAGTAATCCTACTCGGTAGTGCAGTGAGTCTTAGCTGGTGGCGATCTTCAGAGTTGGGTTTAGCGATAACAGGTTACGCCATGTTGCAAGTTGCTTATAACCTGCGACTCAAACGGATGGTGATTTTAGATATTATTGCGATCGCCACGGGATTTGTACTCCGTGCTTTTGGTGGTGCGGCTGCTACCAATATCGCTTTGTCAGCTTGGTTTTTGCTGTGTACAGCCATGTTGGCTTTATTTCTCGGTATCGAAAAGCGTAAAGCTGAGTTGCGATTGGCACAAGTTCAAGGTACAAAACTCCGTGCTGTATTGAGACGCTACTCTTTACCCTTGTTAGGACGGATGGAAAGTGTAGTTACCACAGGTACAGTTGTCTCTTACACTCTTTGGAGTGCAGGCCCAGCGCTACATGGTGCATCGACATCTTGGATGTTATTAACACTCCCATTTGTTCTCTACGGCATTTTCCGCTACCAACTACTCAGTGATCCACAAGAGATTATTAGTGACAGTGAAGATCACGCAGAAAAAGGTGGACGTAGCGAAAGACCAGAAGAAGTCTTATTAAAAGACAAAGGAATCTTATTTACAGTTCTGGGTTGGATTTGTGTGTGTTTTGCGATTCTCTGGTTAAAAAATCAAGGAATTATTCAGTAATAAAAGGTAACAGGTAACAGGTAACAGGTCATAGGTAATAGCAGTTCTTGATCAGATGAGGTAGAGTCCAGTCTTTCATTTCTAGCCTTGTATCGTCTTTAAACTACATGAAAAATATCAAACCTGAGTTGGATAACTTAGATTTACAAACGCAGAAATTACCAACACGCATTACTCAACTAGCCCAAATTGAGATTGACTGGCTCAAAGCAGCCGGGATTAGAGGCATTATCCTCGACTTAGATAATACAATCATCTCGGAAGACGATCGCTACTTATCACCCTGGGCAGAAGATTGGATTTCCCAAGCAAAATTGGCTGGATTAAAATTATTTATTCTCTCCAATGGCAAACGTCGCTACCGCGTCAAATATTGGTCTCATCGCTTAGATATTGCCGCGATTAGTCCAGCTAAAAAACCTTTCCCACCTGCATTTCGTCAAGCAATGACACAGATGCGTTTGTCTCCGAAAAATGTAGTTGTGATTGGTGATAGCTTCCATACTGATGTTATGGGTGCAAAGCTTTCTGGTTGTCGCTGTATTCAAGTTGCCAGCTTACCTCATCCTCCACGATGGTGGGAAAAATTAGCTGGTAAATGGGTACAGATGCCCTATCCCCATACAGAAGAATTGTGGGAATTTGATGGGGCTTTTGGTTATAAGATTTTTGCATAGAAATTAACTAAATCATTCAGATGAATCATCCGATTGTCTTTGCCTTACTAATTTTGATTACAGTAGGTTTAAATACTCTAGCTCAAACTTTATTAAAACTAGGTGCAGGTCAAAATCCTCTAAATATATATCTTTTAGGAGGAATCTGTAGCTACGGCTTAAGTACAGTTTTTTATATCTTGGTTTTGGGGAAATTGAATTTATCTACAGCCTACCCCCTAGTTATAGGATTAACGATTGTAGCCACAACTATCATCGGGGCAGTCATTTTACGAGAAAAAGTTTTAGTTACCCAATGGATTGGTGTAGGTTTAATGCTAAGTGGAATTGGTGCGATCGCCTTAGCTAAATCTGCTTAAACTTTGATCGGCAAATATGGGAACACTATTGAATTATGACGATATGAGGTCAAAGTTACAAAGTCTATGCAGTTTTCTTTTGACAAATTGATTTTCAAGCTTCAAAACTTTTTTTCTGCAAGCAGTTATGACAAACTCCAAAAGCACTGGCTGGATATTTCTATCATCACTATCTTAGCAGGATTAGGAGGAATTCTTACTTATCAAGGCTCGCAGTTACTGCATCAAGGAATAGTAGATCCAGATGCTTATAATGTGTGGTTTGGGGCTGACTGTCCACGAGTATTTGACGATATGGTTCGTCCCGAAGCTGACCATTATCGCACGAAAGTCCATCCTCTGTTTGTCATACTCACTTTACCAGTAGTACTCGCTCTCAAACTGGCATTTGGCATTGAAGCTCTGACAGCTGTGAGGTTAGTGATTGCGACTGTCGCTGGCTTATGGTTGGGAACATTTTTTCTCATCCTCAGATTGATTAGCTGCCGACGATTTGATGCCACATTATTTAGCATCTTAGCAATGACAAGTGCCGCCGCTATTTTTTGGTTTGTTGTGCCAGAAACTTACTCATTTGGCTCTTTATCCATCTTAATTGGGCTGTGCTTCTTTGCCATAACCCTACATTACTCAGTCACCGATACCTGGTATGTCATTGTTAGCGCCCTGACTTTGAGTTTCACAATTACCAACTGGATGGTAGGCATTCTTGCTACCTTCATTAACTACCAATGGCGGCGTGCATTGCAAATTACGGTTAATGGCTTCTGTGTAGTAGTTTTACTCTGGTCTGTGCAGAAGGCTATATTCCCTACTGTACAATTTTTTCTAGGCGATCGCGAGGAAAAGAAATACATTAATATGGCAGCATCAGGAGGAGTATTAACATCTCTGAAATCTTTTATTTTTCATTCGCTGATCATGCCATCGTTTAATGTGCTACCTAACAATCGATTGCCTCACTGGCAAATCATGAGCGTTCAAGCATCAGCACCAGGATCAGGTAGTATTTGGGGTTATATTGCTGTTGGATTATGGGCTGGACTTTTAGGTTTAGGTATCTGGGCAATATTTTCTATTAAAAAACATCTCCAATTCCGCTTATTGCTCGGTTTCACAATACTAGGACAGTTGGCATTGCACTCCATATATGGCGATGAGACGTTTCTATTTTCCTTACATTTTGCACCTTTATTAGTTTTATTGGTGGCACTGAGTACATTAACTCGTGCGCGAACCATCGCTCTAGCATTAACAGGAATGTTAGTCATCACTGTCAGTATTAACAACAATCTGCAATTTAGTAAAGTCATAGATTTTTTTGACACTCAAGGCCCACAACGCCAGCAAGTTATCCAAAAAAACAACTTACCTTCAGTTTCCCCATAGAGATTCGAGATTAGAAGCTAAAAAATGTTTTTTATCTCGCAGTTGTGGGTTTTTACTTATGTAGGTTTGGTTAATTTCATATTTAATAGATGTAGCAGCAGAACCCAACCACGATGAGGATGTTGGGTTCTGCTGTATCACACCCAACCTACTAGCACACAAAACATTATTAATTATTAGGTAAAAAATGAGAGTTATTCTTTACTTAGGTTACATAGCGGCAATTTCAGTGATTTTTGCTGTTAATTTGGTTGCTAAAAAATATATAAAAAATAGCTGGCTAATTTGGTTAGGATATGGCATTCCATTTCTAGCAATAGCGATACTTCTAGCTACATTATCTAGCCCCTATGTTTTATTCAGTGATTTTGATAAAGCTTATTATCCTGCTGGTCGCCTAGTGATTGAAAATCCATCACTACTATATCAACCAGGAGGCGGTATACATAAGTTTGTGAATATCCCGATTGTGGCTTTTTTATTTACTCCTTTTTCTTACCTTAGCATTAATCAAGCGCATATTCTCCTGTCTGTTATTAGTATTGCCGCGATTATTGCAATTATTTATATTTTAATCAAATTTTCCCATATTTCTGGTCAGAGAAGGTTAGCATTGCTGGGTCTTTTTGTGATTAATGGCCCTCTTTACTACTGTTTTCGAGAAGGTAATACTTCCCATTTCGTTTTACTATTTTTACTATTAGGAGTTTTGTGCATTCGCTATCAGCGAGAGTTTTGGCTCGGTTGTTTGTTAGCTATAGGCACTGTGATTAAACCACCCATTTTACTTTTAGCTGTTTATCTTGCTCTCAGGAAACGATGGATGGCCTGTACAGGATTTGCTGTCAGTATGTTGATAATTGTCGGGTCATCACTGTTGGTATTTGGGCTAGATTTACACATAACTTGGTATCAAGAATGTATCCAGACTTATGCAGGTAAACCATTGGCTGCTTATAATGTCCAGTCAGTTGATGGTTTTTTAAGCCGTTTCATTGCC
Coding sequences within it:
- a CDS encoding polysaccharide deacetylase family protein; this encodes MGKSPIYYGIKNNCQGKTTTKMTSQNLPATLALVSLISFAAINFKYTKPTVPILGFHGILDGKKQNIHVPVDTEEMHYSQQEMEKLLEYLIINNYWFLTTQDLYDFFLTKNQDIPYEYRTKKPIMLSFDDGYKSVHTKLLPVLLKLEKKYGKKVKIVLFINPGNLATARIRRSTHLSCQELRAGFKAGFYDIQSHGLSHKDLTLLARRELVNEILQARTILRNCTEDLDPEQTVASHFAYPYGTHNKQVELYVSKYYLSGYLYNDEILNYTCQNNYYQISRLIVNYHKTPQQILKNTKEASLINNQQCQ
- a CDS encoding decaprenyl-phosphate phosphoribosyltransferase, with amino-acid sequence MDTGRNSLAKGSLAASSSKNLRYHVAALRPRQWTKNLVVFAAPLFAFSINLQSLLGSFLAFALFCCTSSGFYLINDIADVESDRQHPVKCKRPIAAGFVSIPVAIAMAVILLGSAVSLSWWRSSELGLAITGYAMLQVAYNLRLKRMVILDIIAIATGFVLRAFGGAAATNIALSAWFLLCTAMLALFLGIEKRKAELRLAQVQGTKLRAVLRRYSLPLLGRMESVVTTGTVVSYTLWSAGPALHGASTSWMLLTLPFVLYGIFRYQLLSDPQEIISDSEDHAEKGGRSERPEEVLLKDKGILFTVLGWICVCFAILWLKNQGIIQ
- a CDS encoding SMR family transporter, producing the protein MNHPIVFALLILITVGLNTLAQTLLKLGAGQNPLNIYLLGGICSYGLSTVFYILVLGKLNLSTAYPLVIGLTIVATTIIGAVILREKVLVTQWIGVGLMLSGIGAIALAKSA
- a CDS encoding ABC transporter substrate-binding protein, with product MMISIKTLLNLFYQRCWQFFFFSGSSRVRGKNWRFRLKRLLLVLLAVTMIMGGCQIIQRGRGEQVIHLTLWHGVNPPPNRDVLQKLVDKFNQTHPKIQLEALYVGQQDQQMPKILAAVVGNAPPDILWYNPAMTGQLAEINALMPLDKMLENSPIKDEIDPSLFPSLEYQGKIWAVPFATNNVGVFYRPSLFKAAGITKLPRTWEELRQVAKQLTRDTDGDGRIDQHGMLLPLGKGEFTVFTWLPFMWSGGGELVSGDSQNAAGVTLQDNSGAIAALQLWRDLITDGSAVLSAPERGYETNDLLAGKVAMQLTGPWTLGEFQASGIDFDVFPIPVQQLPATVIGGENLFMFKTTPAKEKAAFTFLEYAASEEFQTELALGTGYLPINLKSRQSAKYQEFVQQLPQIKIFLEQAKYGRSRPTFPGYNRISVILGGAIETVLLGKSSPADALKAGQQRLDLIFK
- a CDS encoding YebC/PmpR family DNA-binding transcriptional regulator — encoded protein: MAGHSKWANIKRQKAAVDAKRGKTFTQLSRAIIVAARNGIPDPAGNFQLRTAIEKAKAAGIPNDNIERAIAKGAGTFDSDHNSLEEIRYEGYGPGGVAILIAALTDNRNRTAADLRVAFSKNGGNLGETGCVSWMFEQKGVCVVQGVVDENELLEASLEGGAESYEITEDETTEVLTDIGNLETLNQILKDRGFLVSDAELRWIPSNHVEVTESEQARSLLKLIDTLEGLDDVQNVTSNFEMSENLIATSFV
- a CDS encoding YqeG family HAD IIIA-type phosphatase is translated as MKNIKPELDNLDLQTQKLPTRITQLAQIEIDWLKAAGIRGIILDLDNTIISEDDRYLSPWAEDWISQAKLAGLKLFILSNGKRRYRVKYWSHRLDIAAISPAKKPFPPAFRQAMTQMRLSPKNVVVIGDSFHTDVMGAKLSGCRCIQVASLPHPPRWWEKLAGKWVQMPYPHTEELWEFDGAFGYKIFA
- a CDS encoding glycosyltransferase family 87 protein, encoding MRVILYLGYIAAISVIFAVNLVAKKYIKNSWLIWLGYGIPFLAIAILLATLSSPYVLFSDFDKAYYPAGRLVIENPSLLYQPGGGIHKFVNIPIVAFLFTPFSYLSINQAHILLSVISIAAIIAIIYILIKFSHISGQRRLALLGLFVINGPLYYCFREGNTSHFVLLFLLLGVLCIRYQREFWLGCLLAIGTVIKPPILLLAVYLALRKRWMACTGFAVSMLIIVGSSLLVFGLDLHITWYQECIQTYAGKPLAAYNVQSVDGFLSRFIASNHLTNWSPLEVDWRYKLVRYALLALLLGTSIWVCWKSKVPKTLAQKNLEFSIVICLSLLISPISWTHYYVYLLLPFGLYIGKQLAIPQGRLWSRSMLSSILLTSLPVNTIDSQNSMFDFWYYYFFVSHYFFGCLLLLGILLAARWYGAKHPLTEA